One Vespula pensylvanica isolate Volc-1 chromosome 14, ASM1446617v1, whole genome shotgun sequence genomic window carries:
- the LOC122634333 gene encoding CD109 antigen: protein MWFFILLLTVLGGDCQETSETTRSPWLSGNKNENIIIKDATYFVVASRMVRPGQIYRVAVSVLHSSLPMVVRSSIQRNGVEIAADHQEVKEGIPETLLMRMPLTSVQGDYNLRIEGLYNSLTGGQAFLNETKLIFSQRSMTIFIQLDKPVYMQGETIRFRAVPIDTELKAFNSPIDVYMLDPHRRIMRRWLSRQSNLGTVSLSYQLSDQPVFGEWIIQVIAQGQVEEKTFLIEEYYQTRFEVNVTMPAFFFENDPYIHGIVQANYTSGAPVKGNLTLKASFKPLDRTGSSTMQIEPIERYFNFNEYYPAWFKQPNVYEEKVPVMRFFNGTYYFQYPMAELLNFAASLDGMEVSIVATVGERFLDEIVVGYSMARIFNSTIKVNFLGGTPQVFKPAMPFNVHLVASFHDNSALRPTQLRGATMEVRGEVEIKSGGRRSMDPQYLTASSEHEGIWSTKIDLRKQIGYPQNAEQTQQMLNDITSMKISAYFTDGEGFRAQSELLLFAHESPNQKHIKIITSTEKAKVGEYIIFHVQTNFHIDYFNYIVMAKGTILLSGQEYMQHNIKTFAIPLSPEMAPVATAVVYYVGHYGDVVADSLTFPVNGISRNNFTVFINNKKARTGENVEVAIYGEPGAYVALSGIDRSFYTMQAGNELTYANVISKMAHFDEDTNGTYSHTWLLHGGDPDEMVYFPSSTFGIDVNRTFEYIGLVVFTDALIYRRPDHCNRTQGYGECLSGRCYKLEKKCDGIFDCEDGTDEARCVHGNATDIVEFRKWRFNRIQRQYENVWLWKDINIGPHGRQIFNIDVPRRPVHWMVTVFGMSPSKGFGMLPKALEYTGILPFYINVEMPTHSKQGEQIGIRVSVFNYMRGDIEATVVLTGSTDYKFVHVEDNGIVQSYKPRTSFGEHQFFLWIRAQDATVVYLPIVPVRLGDIKIHIYATTLIGRDSVTRTLHVEADGLPQHRHQSILLDLSNRAYVFQYMHVNITETPIISYDENRYYVFGSNKATISVVGDVVGPIFPTMPVNATSLIDLPMDSAEQNMFSFAANMYTTLYMRLVNQRNRTQEKESFYYMNIGYQRQLSFMNPDGSFSLFRSDWNQSASSVWLTAYCARIFQEASFYEWENYLYIDPDVITQAVSWVLKHQTPEGSFYEVTWLPDRKMNSSLNYDSDIIRFRNISLTAHVLITLETVRDLTGGLGSQVALASANAIKWLERNMKLLEEKGKPYDIAIVSYALLMAKASTAEQAFNILTRHARREGGLTYWGRESVPPPPQKLENQKPFLLPRLPYKYDAENIETTAYALLVYVARQEVMIEPIVKWLNAQRLTDGGWASTQDTAWAMKALMDYTVRSRIRDVSSLNVTIEATALPGQTQILSVNPSNLARLQSIEIPEAWGTVKVQAKGAGYAILQMSVQYNVDIKRFQTQPPVQAFDLITRANFHGKNQSHISYLSCQRWTNINESSRSGMAVLDVAIPTGYIIQQQNLDRYVLSRQVRNLQRARFQGRKVLFYFDYLDQEETCVNFTIERWYPVANMSRYLPIRVYDYYAPERFNESIFDALPTYTLNICEVCGSSQCPYCPIYNAATILMSSTNLIFITTILITIMRYYQTQEFNVG, encoded by the exons atgtggttttttattctattattaactGTGCTTGGTGGCGATTGTCAAGAAACTTCAGAAACAACTCGGTCTCCATGGCTTagtggaaataaaaatgaaaatataataataaaagatgc cACATATTTTGTGGTGGCATCTCGTATGGTACGTCCAGGTCAGATTTATCGAGTAGCTGTAAGTGTTCTACATAGTTCATTACCGATGGTAGTACGTTCTTCTATACAACGTAATGGAGTAGAAATTGCAGCTGATCATCAAGAAGTTAAAGAGGGTATACCAGAAACATTATTAATGCGTATGCCACTTACTTCTGTACAAGGAGATTATAATTTACGCATTGAAGGATTATATAATAGTTTGACTGGCGGTCAagcttttttaaatgaaactaAACTTATATTTTCACAAAGATCTATGACAATTTTTATCCAGCTAGATAAGCCAGTATATATGCAAGGAGAAACGATACGGTTTAGAGCTGTACCTATTGACACTGAATTAAAAGCTTTTAATAGTCCTATTGATGTCTATATGTTAGATCCACATAGACGAATTATGAGACGTTGGTTGAGCAGACAAAGTAATTTGGGAACTGTCTCTTTATCATATCAGTTGTCAGATCAACCAGTTTTTGGAGAATGGATCATACAAGTTATAGCTCAAGGacaagtagaagaaaaaacatttttgataGAAGAATACTATCAAACACGCTTTGAAGTTAATGTCACAATGCCagcatttttttttgaaaatgatcCATACATTCATGGCATTGTTCAAGCAAATTATACCTCTGGAGCACCTGTGAAAGGAAATTTAACACTAAAGGCATCTTTCAAACCTTTAGATAGAACTGGAAGTTCAACGATGCAAATAGAGCCtattgaaagatattttaattttaatgaatattatccTGCATGGTTTAAACAACCAAATgtttatgaagaaaaagtaCCTGTAATGAGATTTTTTAATGGAACATATTATTTCCAATATCCAATGGCAGAATTACTTAATTTTGCTGCATCTTTGGATGGAATGGAAGTGAGCATTGTCGCAACAGTTGGAGAAAGATTTTTAGATGAAATTGTCGTTGGTTATTCTATGGCtagaatatttaattcaaccataaaagtaaattttctaGGTGGCACTCCACAAGTATTCAAGCCAGCTATGCCTTTTAATGTACATTTAGTTGCATCTTTTCATGATAATTCAGCATTACGACCTACTCAACTTAGAGGAGCAACGATGGAAGTACGTGGAGaagttgaaataaaatctGGTGGACGAAGATCTATGGATCCACAATATCTGACAGCTTCTTCAGAGCATGAAGGTATTTGGTCTACAAAAATAGATCTCAGAAAACAAATTGGATATCCACAAAATGCGGAACAAACTCAACAAATGCTTAATGATATCACTTCTATGAAAATATCTGCTTACTTTACCGATGGCGAAGGATTTAGAGCTCAATCTGAATTACTATTATTTGCACATGAATCTCCAAATcagaaacatataaaaataataacatcgaCTGAAAAAGCTAAAGTTGGAgaatacataatatttcatgtacagacaaattttcatatagattattttaattatattgtcATGGCTAAAGGAACAATACTTTTAAGTGGACAAGAATACATGCagcataatataaaaacttttgcAATTCCGCTAAGCCCTGAAATGGCTCCTGTTGCAACTGCAGTTGTATATTATGTCGGACACTATGGAGATGTTGTTGCAGATTCTTTAACTTTCCCCGTAAATGGAATTTctcgtaataattttacagtatttattaataacaaaaaagcaCGCACAGGTGAAAATGTGGAAGTCGCTATTTATGGAGAGCCAGGAGCATATGTTGCACTTTCaggtatcgatcgatccttttaCACTATGCAAGCTGGTAATGAACTAACTTATGCAAATGTTATATCAAAGATGGCACACTTTGATGAAGATACCAATGGAACTTACTCTCATACTTGGTTGCTTCATGGTGGAGATCCCGATGAAATGGTTTATTTTCCATCCTCTACATTTGGGATAGATGTAAATCGCACTTTTGAATATATTGGGTTAGTTGTTTTTACAGATGCACTGATCTATAGACGACCAGATCATTGTAACAGAACTCAAGGATATGGAGAATGTCTTTCAGGGCGttgttataaattagaaaaaaagtgtGATGGCATCTTTGATTGTGAAGATGGTACAGATGAAGCACGTTGTGTACATGGCAATGCAACTGATATTGTAGAGTTTAGAAAGTGGCGTTTCAATAGAATTCAAAGACAATATGAAAATGTTTGGCTTTGGAAAGACATAAATATAGGACCACATGGTAGACAAATTTTCAACATAGATGTGCCACGCAGACCAGTTCATTGGATGGTTACAGTCTTTGGTATGTCTCCGAGCAAAGGTTTTGGAATGTTACCTAAAGCATTAGAATATACAGGAATTCTGccattttatattaatgtagAAATGCCAACACATAGTAAACAAGGCGAACAGATTGGTATAAGAGTATCTGTCTTTAATTATATGCGTGGCGATATCGAAGCAACAGTTGTTTTAACAGGATCTACAGATTACAAATTTGTTCATGTTGAAGATAATGGTATTGTTCAGTCTTATAAACCTCGCACTTCGTTTGGAGAACATCAATTCTTTTTATGGATACGTGCTCAAGATGCAACTGTTGTATATCTGCCAATTGTTCCAGTAAGATTGGGTGacattaaaatacatatttatgcaACGACATTAATAGGACGTGATTCGGTTACACGCACCTTACATGTGGAAGCTGATGGCCTACCTCAACACAGACATCAATCTATTCTCCTTGATTTAAGTAACAGAGCATATGTATTCCAATATATGCATGTTAACATTACAGAAACACCAATTATATCTTATGACGAAAATCGTTATTATGTATTTGGATCAAACAAGGCAACTATAAGTGTAGTTGGGGATGTGGTTGGACCTATATTTCCAACAATGCCTGTCAATGCTACAAGTCTTATAGATCTTCCAATGGATAGTGCTGAACAAAATATGTTTAGTTTTGCCGCAAATATGTATACAACATTGTATATGCGCCTAGTCAATCAACGCAATAGAACgcaagaaaaggaaagtttttattatatgaacaTTGGATATCAACGCCAACTTTCGTTTATGAATCCTGATGGATCTTTTAGTCTTTTCCGCAGTGATTGGAATCAATCTGCATCTAGTGTATGGCTTACTGCTTATTGTGCGCGCATCTTTCAGGAAGCAAGTTTTTATGAGTGggaaaattatctatatatagatccTGATGTAATCACACAAGCGGTTTCTTGGGTATTAAAGCATCAAACTCCAGAAGGATCTTTTTACGAAGTGACCTGGTTACCAGATCGGAAAATGAATAGCTCTCTCAATTATGATAGTGATATAATAAGATTCAGAAATATTAGTCTTACTGCTCATGTGCTTATCACATTGGAAACTGTAAGAGATTTGACAGGTGGCTTGGGTTCTCAAGTTGCTTTAGCTTCTGCAAATGCTATTAAGTGGttagagagaaatatgaaacttttagaagaaaaaggcaAACCATATGACATTGCTATTGTATCATATGCATTATTAATGGCAAAAGCTTCTACGGCAGAACaagcatttaatattttaactagACACGCACGTAGAGAAGGTGGTTTAACGTATTGGGGCAGAGAATCTGTTCCACCTCCACCACAAAAATTGGAAAATCAAAAACCATTCCTCCTGCCACGTTTACCTTATAAATATGATgcagaaaatatagaaacaacAGCATATGCACTTCTTGTCTATGTCGCAAGACAAGAGGTAATGATAGAACCAATAGTAAAATGGCTAAATGCACAGCGATTGACAGATGGTGGATGGGCTTCCACGCAAGATACTGCGTGGGCTATGAAAGCTTTAATGGATTATACCGTCAGATCTAGAATTAGGGATGTTAGTTCGCTAAATGTAACAATAGAAGCTACAGCTTTACCTGGACAGACACAAATATTATCTGTAAATCCAAGCAATCTTGCAAGACTTCAATCTATTGAG ataccTGAAGCATGGGGAACAGTAAAAGTGCAAGCAAAAGGTGCTGGATATGCAATTCTGCAAATGTCGGTACAATATAATGTTGACATTAAAAGATTTCAAACTCAGCCACCTGTGCAAGCGTTTGATTTAATAACCAGAGCTAATTTTCATGGCAAAAATCAATCTCATATTTCATATCTCAGTTGTCAAAG GTGgacaaatattaatgaatcatCCCGCTCTGGAATGGCGGTTCTGGATGTAGCTATTCCAACTGGTTATATAATTCAACAGCAAAATCTTGATAGATATGTATTATCAAGACAAGTAAGGAACTTACAAAGAGCACGGTTTCAAGGCAGAAaagtcttattttattttgattatttagaTCAGGAAGAAACTTGTGTTAATTTTACAATAGAAAGATGGTATCCAGTTGCGAACATGTCACGGTATCTTCCTATCAGAGTGTATGATTACTATGCTCCAGAACGGTTCAACGAATCTATATTTGATGCTTTACCAACTTACACTTTAAATATTTGTGAGGTGTGTGGTAGTTCGCAATGTCCATATTGTCCTATTTACAATGCTGCTACCATTTTGATGTCTTCAACAAATCTTATCTTTATTACAACTATTTTAATAACTATAATGAGATACTACCAAACACAAGAATTCAATGTAGGATag
- the LOC122634336 gene encoding synaptic vesicle membrane protein VAT-1 homolog-like, translated as MAEDKNETSPNAEGENPQQEATPPAKQEKEEPKETKEEEKKAEENGEGEKARENGEEKPTPEPKDMRAIVLNGFGGLKSVKALRKPEPTLGEGEVLIRVKACGLNFQDLMARQGAIDSPPKTPFIMGSECAGDIEQVGEGVENFKVGDRVVALPDHKAWAELVAVPATSVFALPPGMSYLDAAATTMNYTVAYILLFELANLTPGKSLLLHSAGGGVGQAVVQLAKTVKDVTIFGVCSKSKHEALKSSGTIDYLLERGTDYSNEVRKISSEGVDIVLDCLCGEECNKGYALLKPMGKYILYGSSNVVTGETKSFFSAARSWWQVDKVSPIKLFDENKTLSGLNLRHLMYQHGGHAYVRRAVNQVFSLWSEGKIKPVMDSTWALEDVPEAMQKMHDRKNIGKIVLDPSLEPKPKPATPAKGKAKDKKATNQEEKKASSVESEEGEKKKEPELINGTSEDKSDSDSKEKESS; from the exons ATGGCAGAGGACAAGAACGAGACAAGCCCGAACGCTGAGGGTGAAAACCCGCAACAGGAGGCAACACCGCCCGCAAagcaggaaaaagaagaacctAAGGAaacgaaggaggaagagaaaaaggccGAGGAGAATGGCGAGGGTGAAAAGGCGAGAGAGAACGGCGAGGAAAAGCCGACGCCAGAGCCGAAGGATATGCGAGCCATCGTGCTCAACGGTTTCGGGGGACTCAAAAGTGTGAAAGCTCTGAGAAAGCCCGAACCCACCCTTGGCGAAGGAGAAGTTCTCATACGCGTCAAGGCATG TGGTCTAAACTTTCAAGATTTAATGGCACGACAAGGTGCGATCGATTCACCCCCAAAAACACCCTTCATTATGGGATCAGAGTGTGCTGGAGATATCGAGCAAGTTGGCGAAGGAGTTGAGAATTTTAAA gTGGGTGACAGAGTGGTTGCATTACCTGATCATAAAGCATGGGCTGAATTAGTAGCCGTCCCGGCGACGTCTGTTTTTGCATTGCCACCTGGCATGAGTTATTTGGATGCGGCTGCTACTACTATGAATTACACCGTAGCGTACATCTTACTTTTCGAACTGGCCAATCTAACGCCTGGAAAGTCGCTTTTGCTACACAGTGCCGGTGGTGGCGTT GGTCAAGCTGTAGTCCAACTTGCTAAGACTGTGAAAGATGTAACCATTTTTGGTGTCTGCAGCAAGTCAAAGCACGAGGCTCTTAAATCATCTGGCACTATAGATTATTTGCTAGAAAGAGGCACAGATTATAGTAACGAAGTCAGAAA AATTTCATCCGAAGGCGTAGATATAGTTTTGGATTGTTTATGCGGCGAGGAATGTAACAAGGGATATGCTCTCTTGAAACCTATGGGAAAATATATTCTGTATGGTTCTAGTAACGTCGTAACCGGCGAAACGAAAAGCTTTTTCTCGGCGGCACGATCG TGGTGGCAGGTAGACAAAGTTTCTCCCATAAAGTTATTCGACGAGAACAAAACGTTGTCCGGTTTGAATCTTCGTCATTTAATGTATCAACATGGTGGCCATGCGTATGTCCGTCGAGCTGTTAATCAAGTATTCTCATTGTGGAGTGAGGGTAAAATAAAGCCTGTGATGGATTCAACATGGGCTCTTGAGGATGTGCCCGAAGCAATGCAGAAGATGCacgatcgaaagaatattGGAAAAATTGTACTCGATCCGAGCTTGGAACCGAAACCAAAACCAGCTACGCCAgcgaaaggaaaagcaaaagacAAGAAGGCTACCAatcaagaagagaagaaagcatCGAGCGTCGAATCTGAGGaaggtgaaaagaaaaaagaaccagAATTGATAAATGGAACATCTGAGGATAAGTCTGATAGTG actcgaaggaaaaagaatcaagCTGA
- the LOC122634339 gene encoding ubiquitin-conjugating enzyme E2 T-like yields the protein MQKAHRVRREIARLMVKPPEGVSCYAKEDSTEYILVTIIGPAGCAYEAGVFELDVELPERYPFEPPHVKFRTPIYHPNIDNNGRICLDLLRMPPKGGWKPTISLENLLTAIRSLLVHPNINDPLMTEIADEYRYNRFEFEYKARNFQGESKRKRDINSINVY from the coding sequence ATGCAGAAAGCACACAgagtaagaagagaaatagcTCGTTTAATGGTAAAGCCACCAGAAGGAGTATCTTGTTATGCAAAAGAAGATTCAACGGAATATATATTAGTTACTATCATTGGTCCTGCTGGATGTGCATATGAAGCCGGTGTTTTTGAATTAGATGTCGAATTACCAGAACGATATCCTTTTGAACCACCACATGTGAAATTTCGTACACCAATTTATCATccaaatatcgataataatggtCGTATATGCTTAGATCTATTAAGAATGCCACCTAAAGGTGGTTGGAAACCAACTATAAGTCTAGAAAATCTTTTAACTGCTATTCGATCGTTACTTGTACACCCAAATATTAATGATCCACTTATGACAGAAATTGCAGACGAATATCGTTATAACAGATTTGAATTTGAGTATAAAGCTCGTAACTTTCAAGGTGAAtccaaaaggaaaagagatataaattcaataaatgtCTACTAA